The proteins below come from a single Pristiophorus japonicus isolate sPriJap1 chromosome 18, sPriJap1.hap1, whole genome shotgun sequence genomic window:
- the LOC139229374 gene encoding MARVEL domain-containing protein 2-like has protein sequence MWSDWGNVTAGYGRSRTAANGVAEDHCDVRGQMLPAHLVSNTASSSGGEGEGDSCSSVDQPPPLPLQPPVGGLGEGLTPPHIKPKRRFIPDSWRSFLRGRRAGTEKPFGLGSVWAAGECSPPVSPLLGPRGAASRGSEASEEEQSWRGAGDQAIDWGTRTPNLTEKQPKSAQSYAERMHVYQLKHAYMKSWPGLLRLLGVMELLFGAMVFACICAYIQKDNQWYNFSGGSFPSYGFGNNYYDSGPKTPFVLVMAGLAWIVTVGLLVLGLTLYYRTILLDSDWWPLTEFTMNACLFFLYMAAGIVYVNGFSLGGLCYSMLANSPLYYQLCRVESGQIAAVAFLFVNMLMYLISAAVGLKVWRHEQMRREREAFRNQRRTAAVVRLTRPFSFKRMSFRRNTPEPPDKEMTKNLQLSSAGPGTLNRSIPAGYIPKPLIIPDYVTKYPKIETAEERERYKGVFNDQYAEYKELHSEVHTASGKFRELKVLIEKLPRYTERSEEHKRITKVLEDYEEKKNEPAFVEKKERCTYLKNKLSYIKQRIQEYDFECSSRESY, from the exons ATGTGGTCAGATTGGGGAAATGTGACCGCTGGTTATGGCAGGAGCAGGACAGCAGCCAATGGCGTGGCGGAAGATCACTGCGACGTCCGGGGGCAGATGCTGCCCGCGCACTTGGTGTCAAACACAGCCAGCAGCAGCGGCGGTGAGGGGGAAGGGGACTCGTGCAGCTCGGTGGACCAGCCCCCTCCCCTGCCGCTGCAGCCTCCGGTGGGCGGGCTGGGGGAGGGGCTAACCCCGCCCCACATCAAACCCAAGAGAAGGTTCATCCCCGACTCCTGGAGGAGCTTCCTGAGGGGCCGGCGGGCGGGGACGGAGAAGCCGTTCGGACTCGGCTCCGTGTGGGCAGCGGGCGAGTGCTCTCCGCCGGTCTCGCCCCTGCTGGGCCCGCGCGGGGCGGCCTCGAGGGGCAGCGAGGCCTCCGAGGAGGAGCAGTCCTGGCGGGGTGCCGGGGACCAGGCGATCGATTGGGGGACGCGGACGCCCAATCTCACGGAGAAGCAGCCCAAGTCGGCGCAGAGCTACGCGGAGAGGATGCATGTCTATCAGCTCAAACACGCTTACATGAAGTCATGGCCTGGCTTGCTGAGGCTGCTGGGAGTGATGGAGCTACTCTTCGGCGCCATGGTCTTTGCCTGTATATGCGCCTACATTCAGAAAGACAACCAGTGGTACAATTTCAGTGGGGGCTCTTTCCCAAGCTATGGGTTTGGGAACAATTATTACGACAGCGGACCCAAGACGCCTTTTGTGCTGGTCATGGCTGGGCTGGCCTGGATTGTGACAGTGGGACTCCTGGTCCTTGGGCTGACCCTGTATTATCGGACCATCCTCCTCGACTCCGACTGGTGGCCGCTGACGGAGTTCACCATGAACGCTTGCCTCTTCTTCCTGTACATGGCGGCTGGCATCGTCTACGTCAATGGCTTCAGCCTGGGAGGCCTGTGCTACTCCATGCTGGCCAACAGCCCCCTGTACTACCAGCTGTGCCGCGTGGAGAGTGGACAGATTGCTGCTGTCGCCTTCCTCTTCGTCAACATGCTCATGTACCTGATCAGCGCTGCCGTCGGCCTCAAGGTCTGGCGTCACGAGCAAATGAGAAGAGAAAGGGAAGCGTTTAGGAACCAG CGTAGAACGGCTGCAGTGGTCAGGCTGACGAGGCCGTTCTCCTTCAAGCGCATGTCATTCAGGAGAAACACACCTGAACCTCCGGACAAAGAGATGACCAAGAATCTCCAGCTCTCGTCCGCTGGTCCCGGGACCCTCAACAGATCCATTCCAGCCGGATACATCCCAAAGCCCCTCATCATTCCTGATTACGTAAC AAAGTACCCAAAGATCGAAACTGCGGAGGAGAGGGAGCGATATAAAGGAGTGTTCAACGACCAGTACGCGGAATACAAGGAGCTGCACTCGGAGGTCCACACAGCCAGCGGGAAGTTCAGGGAACTGAAGGTCCTGATAGAGAAATTGCCTCGCTACACCGAGCGGTCAGAG